The Vibrio fortis DNA segment CTATTGGTTAAATCAGACATACTCTGACTCCAGAGGTTTCTTTGCAGCTGTCATAACAATGATGACTGCAAGCGGTGTATTTAACACCTGCCCTGTTATTGTTGTCTTGGGCAGGCTAGTCCATGTTTAGGTCTATCTGGTATAAGGTTTCCTTTTGCTTCGTCCTACCCTTTAGCAAGTGGCTCTAGGCCGTCTTGTAAAAAGTTAAACCAGTTTTCACCTAGTATTTTTCCAGCCTCTGCTTCACTGAAGCCGTGGCTTATCAAACCGTTATAAATATTTTCCATGCCAGCACTTCCACAGAACCATGGCAGTGCATCTGGCCATCCTGAGTTGCTCGCAGAGCCTTCTCCATAATCCATCGCTTTAGACCAGCGACCATTACGCATCCACTCCAATACCGATTGAGGTTGGTTCAGGCACAGATCGCTGCCAATGCCTAGGTGCTCAACGCCGACCATATCTGCTGTTTTTGCAACCATTTGGCAAAAGTCTTCAAGGGTACATTGGCTACCGTTTGGTAGATGGAATGGGTACAAACTGAAGCCAATCAAACCACCACGTGCGGTTAGCGCTTTGATCACCTCATTAGATTTGTTTCGCAATGCATCGTGTGCAAAGGTAGGGTTAGCATGGCTAATACAGATTGGACGTGAAGAGAGGTCAATCGCTTCAAGTGTTGAGCGTTCTGCACTGTGCGACATGTCGATGATCATGCCGACCCGGTTCATCTCTTCTATCGCTTGCTTACCAAAGCGAGTAACACCCGTATCGTGCTGCTCATAACAACCTGTCGCTAATAGGCTTTGGTTGTTGTAAGTCAGCTGCATGATCAAAAGCCCTTGCTGACGCATCACTTCGATCAAACCAATCTCATCATCAATTGGAGAGCAGTTTTGTGCGCCCATGAAGATGCCCACTTTGCCTAGCTGTTTGGCTTTTTCGACATCTGCCATTGAGTGGATTGGCATAATAAGGTCGGCGTTTTGCTCAAACCTTAGGTTCCATTCAGCAAAGCGAGTCAGAGTTTCACGAGCATTTTCGTGATAAACAATCGTTGCGTGTACTGCCGTAATGCCGCTGGCTTTCAATGTTTGAAAATATTCGCGATCCCAATTGCAGTACTGTAATCCATCGATAACTATTCGTTGCTGGTACATAACCACTCCTGTTGAATAACTCAAAATCGAACGTTTAATTCAGCCCGAGCCACACTCGGGCTTGATCCTTGTTCAGTGACAAAGGCGTTAGTAAGGACGCTGATACGCAGTTTTAACCACGGTATAGAACTCTTTCGCGTATTGGCCTTGTTCACGAGGACCAAAGCTAGACTCTTTACGTCCACCAAATGGCACGTGGTAATCCGTACCCGCAGTTGGAAGGTTCACCATTACACACCCGGTTTGTGCTTGTTCTTTGAACATTGCGCTAGTGCGTAAGCTTTGAGTGATGATGCCGCCAGTTAAGCCAAAGCGTGTGTCATTGGTCGTCGCGATCGCTTCTTCTAAATCAGCCACGCGAATGACACTAGCCATTGGAGCAAACACCTCTTCTTGGTTCACTTCCCAGCTATTTTGAGTGTTCAAGAAAAGCGTTGGTGACATGTAGTAGCCTTCATGTTCTAGATTCAGGCGCTCACCACCAAACGCAAGCTCTGCACCACTTTGACGAGCTTTCTCAATCCAATCGAAGTTCGCTTCCAGTTGCTTACCGTCAACCACTGGCCCCATGAAGATGCCATCTTGCAGTGCATGCCCTACTTTGAGTTCGCTCATGCGTTTAATTAGCGCTTCAACGTATTGATCGTGGATGCTATCCATTACTACCAAACGAGACGAAGCCGTACACTTCTGACCAGCGCCAGAGAACGAACCAGCAATTGTTGCTTCAACCGCGGTTTGGATATCGGCATCATCAGCAATAACCAACGCATTCTTTGAGCCCATTTCTAACTGGCAACGTACGAAGTTTGGCGCTGTCGCCGCAGCAACTTTACGACCCGTATCAACTGAACCCGTGAAGCTCACGCCATTGACATCTTTGGAATGAATCAGTGCGTCGCCCACGGTTGAGCCGCTACCTAGAACAAGGTTGAATGTACCCGCAGGGATACCTTGACGATGAATGATTTCCGTTAACGCAACAGCACTTGCCGGTGTTAAGTTCGCAGGCTTCCAAATAACGCTATTACCAAACGCCAATGCTGGCGCGATTTTCCAAGCCGCAGTCGCAGTTGGGAAATTCCAAGGAGAGATAATGGCGATAACGCCTACAGCTTCACGAGTCACTTCAACGGAGACTCCTGGACGAACGGAAGCAGCGTTATCACCAATTTGACGAAGTACTTCAGCCGCGAAGTACTGGAAGAATTGACCGGCACGATAGATTTCACCACGGCCTTCAGCAAAAGGTTTACCCTCTTCACGAGAGAGTAGCGTCCCTAGCTCATCACAACGTGCAATCAGCTCGTCACCAATCGCCTGAAGAACCGCTTGCTTGCGCTCAATAGGCGTTTTTTCCCACTCAGGTTGAGCGTGTTTTGCAGCAGAGATAGCCTGCTGTACTTGCTCTGAGCTTGCTTGCGCGAAATCACCTAGGTTTTCTGAAATATCAGAAGGGTTAATGTTAGCAACCGTACTGACGCCCGCCTGCCATTCACCACCAATATAGAGTGCATTTTCCGCTTGAACATTGTTTAGTTGAGTCATCATTCTATCCTTGTCACGTCTCAGCGACTGTTGAGTCTGGTCGCCCTGTATTGATTCGAAATTAAGTTTTGTTCAGTTTACTTGTTCAGCAATCGCGCTTTACGCTTGTTGCGAAGCCGACGCATACACCACAAATTCCACCAGCATCTCTTCTCTTGCGAGCCCTGCTACAACCATTGCTGCGCGGTTTGGATAAGGCGCCTCAAAGTACTCTGCATAAACAGCGTTAACGGTTTTGAGGTATTCGCGGTCAGTCACGTAGATGAGTACCTGCAGAACTGAGTCCAATGACTCACCTGCGCACTCCAATGTGTGTTTTAGATTGTTAAAAGTTTGTCGCGTTTGAGCTTCAATCCCACCTTCAACCACCGCTCCGGTGTCATCAATTGGGATTTGAGCGGTATACAGAGTACCGTTGCTAACAATTGCCCACTCTAATGGCGCTTTAGAGGCGAATAGTTCCGTTTTTACTGGCTGCTTTTTAGTCTGTGCGTTCACGTTTCAATCCAACTTTGTAACAACTTTGTTTCAAGATGGTTAAATATTGCACCTTGACGCCTGATAAATCTAACGGTAAATTTCGTGCATTTGATAAATAAAACTTATCACCATGCGCAAAGTAAGGTGAAATAAGGGATTGAGAGGAATTCAAACGGATGAGTATCAAACTGCAGCAGCTAAAACATTTCGTTTTTGTGGTAGAGGAAGGCGGTTTTAGAGCCGCAGCGAACCGCGCTAACCGGTCTCAAGCAGCACTATCGACTTCAATTAAAGAGTTGGAAAAGATACTTGGTCAGCCGTTGTTTGAAACAGGAAACAAATCAACCCTGACGCCATTTGGAGAAATTTGCTTACCCAAAATCGTTCAATTCTTAAACGTCTATAAAGCACTGGATAATGACTTGAGAGCCGCAGCAGCCGGCCAGCAAGGAAGAGTTAGAATTGCCAGTGTTCCCTCTGTCGCAGCGAAGTTGATCCCGAGTGTTCTGGGTGCCTTTTGTGAGCAGTACCCGAATGTAGAAGTGAGTTTGATTGATGATAACGCGGCAGGTGTAGAAGCAAGGCTGTTATCGGGAGAAGTGGATGTTGCACTAGGCAATAGTTCAAGTCTCGATGAAGATACTATTGACTTCACCCCTTTGATCTCTGATCCCATTGGTGTGGTGTGCTTGAAAGACAACCCCATCGCTAACCAGCCAGAAGGGATAGAGTGGCAAACCTTGCTGCAGCAACCCTTTATAAGAAATGGAACATGCACGCTGCTCGACCCGACTCCTGCTCGAACACTCAGTGAACAAGCACTCTATTCTGTTGAGAACATCACCTCTCTATTCTCTGTATTGGAGCTTGGTATCGGAGTGACAACGCTACCGAAGCTGGCTTTTCCGACTAACGAAACCCGTTTGACCTGGATTCCGTTAATTGACCCGCCGTTAAAGCGTCAAATTGGTATATTCAGGCTCTCAGATAGGACTATCTCACCGCAAGCACAAGCCTTTCATGACCTGTGCGTGCAGTATTTGAAGATTAACCAATAACGGTTCATTGGTTAAGTTGGTTTTTCACTTAAGAAGGTTTACTGGTTAATCACGCTTCAGCCAATCGCCCGAAATCGAGATAGAGTGCTGATCGAAATCTATGGTGCAATCCGAGCCTAATGGTAGCGTGAACATTGGGTGAGTATGGCAGCAATCAAAGCCTGATAAGATCGGCACTTCTTGACCATTTAACACTTCAAGTAGAACATCCAGTGGTGCTCTACCTGTTCCTCTGTCATTAAATAACTCGTGTTTACCAAGAACAATCGCAGACACTCGATCAAAGATGCCACACGCTTTAAGTAGTGAGAAAGAGCGCTCTACCGTTTCAATCCCTAACATGCAATCTTCTACCAACAAGATATCGCCTTGTTTTATTTCAGGCATGTATTCACTGCCCCAAATCGCACCCATGGTATTTAGGTTGCCGCCAATAATACGACCTTTCACCACACCAGAACCCAAATATTGCCATTCGTTCTGATAAACCGGTTTGGCTTTGTCTTGAGTTTCCCACTCTGCACGAAAGTCTGTCCACACGGCAGGCATTTGGTAAGTATGTTGTTGAAGGTCTTGGCATAAGATCTCATGGAAAGACGCGAAGGTTTCCTCAACCAGTGGCGCAAATTCACCGAATGATGCAACCAGCGCAGGACCGTAAAATGTTGGAATGCCTGTTTTGGCGTGAATACCAAGTAGCAAAGCCGTGACATCAGAATAACCGATGATCACCTTTGGGTCGTTTTTCAACGCATCGTAATCTATATAAGGGAGCAGTGCGTTACTGTTGTTGCCACCAATCGTTGACATAATGCAGCGTATGCTTGGATCTCGAATCAGCGCATTTAACTCATTAGCTCGATCTTGAATTGACCCAGAACGGTAGCCATCCGATTTACCCGTCAACTGCCCCGCCACTAACTCAAACCCCTTACTTTCAAGAAACTGTTTTGCTCTTTCAAAACGTTTCGGGGCAAACACCGTCGCCGGAGATGAAGGAGAGAAAAAAGCGATCTTATCGCCTCGCTTAAGGGGTTTTGGTAGCAACATAACGATTTCCTTATTCTTTTTATTTAATAGCCAAACACTAAGCTATTGAAATATAGATAAGATTTCAATATATAAACGAAATTCAGTTTAACGAGTGAAATGTAAACTCAAGGAAACAGATAGAGAGCAGAACGTAAAAACGTCTGAATTGGAGATTAATCACAAGAACAAGGTACCTATAGATTAAGCGCTACGCCTGAAACAGAAGAACTGACATTGACTCATCTTACTTATCTCTTGCTACTTGCCGTTTTCAGCCTCATGTTCAGCCACAAAACGTTTGATGAATTGTCGAATCTCGCGTGCAGCAGAGGTATCCATATCGTCACACAGTGAAATAAAGTTATCTTTTAACTCACTGTTAATTCTAATGATCAACTGGCTATCTTTTGCGTTCGCTTTGTTCTTTTTAGTGGCCATCACTGCACACCTTAGATACTCGATTTGATTATTTCGATTCTAAGACACACAACAGCAGAGAGCCAATGTGAATCGTATATTCACTGTATATACATGATCCGGCTCTACAATTCATTACAACTTGAAAGTCATAAATAACAACGTAGCAGCGCTAAGTCACAGAAATTACTTACTTATCCGTACATGTAGCGCGACATAAAGAAGTTGACGTTTTCAATAACCGCGTCGTACTCATCCTCTGTTTTCTCTACATCCCAGAACAGTAGTTTGTCGTAAGTCGGCATCGGTGAAACCCTTTGAATTGCATTTAAGCTCACCGTGATTAAAAGATCGTAGTGTCCAGCACTAAAATCACCCTCTAACTTTTCAAGATTACCAAAAGTCTGCAAGCTAGCCCTCTCTCCAACTGCAGACGTGGGGATGGAGTAACAGACGATATCAAAGTGCCCATAGCATTTGATATCGAGCTGCTGCGCTGCAAACAGTGCAAGGTCATTGCTGGTATCTCCTAACACAAAGATCCGTTTGCGTTTTAGAGGTGCGGTTGTGCGACCAGATAAGGCAGAGCGTTTTACTCTGCCATCCAGTTTATCGCTGCGTCCAATCGTATTACCCAAAGCGGCCACTGATATAGTCTCTAGTCAAACGGTGTTGTGGATTATGAAACACTTCCTTGGTCTCGTTCACTTCAATCAAATCACCCAAATGAAAATAAGCAGTTCGGTCAGACACGCGCAATGCTTGCTGCATAGAGTGCGTGACAATAACAATGCTGAACTGTTTTTTGAGATCATGTATCAAGGCTTCAATGACTTCAGTCGCAATTGGGTCGAGCGCTGAACAAGGCTCATCCATCAAAATGACTTCTGGGCTAATCGCAATTGTACGCGCAATACACAAACGCTGCTGCTGACCACCAGAGAGCCCCGTTGCTGGCTGATCTAGCCGGTCTTTGACCTCATCCCATAAACCCGCTTTGGTTAGCGACTCCTCTACCACTAAGTCCATGTCCGATTTCTTCTCGACCAAACCGTGTAAACGAGGGCCGTAGACGATGTTGTCGTAGATAGATTTAGGGAATGGATTGGGTCTTTGGAAAACCATGCCTACTTGAGAGCGCAACTCTACGATCTCTTGCTCTTTGCCATAGATATCTTGATTGTCTAAGGTAATGCTGCCATTAATCACACAACCATCAACCGTATCATTCATGCGATTTAGGCACCGAAGAAAGGTGGATTTACCACACCCAGACGGACCAATCATAGATAAGACTTCACGCTCACCGATGTCTAAGCTGACATTTTTGATCGCTTGCTTTTGACCATGATCGTAAAAGACATCCACATTGCGCGCTGACATACGCGCTTGGTCGATGAATGGTAGACCTACCGTCTCTCTCGATTCATCGATACGATGATGAACCGAATTTGCTGCTTGGACTTCAACTTGCAGTTGGCCAGATAAAGTTTGAATATTTTCAGTCATTTGAGAAGCACTCCTACCAACGGCGTTCTAAACGTTTACGCAGTAGTACCGCGCATGAATTCATAAAAGCTAAGAAGAAAAGTAAAACCATGATTGCGCCAGAGGTGTTCTCCGCAAAACCTTTCTCTGGGTTTTCAGCCCACAAATAGATTTGAACAGGCAAGGCACTCGCGGCATCGAATGGTCCGTGTGGAACATCAACAATGAAGGCCACCATACCAATCATAATCAGAGGTGCTGTCTCACCAAGCGCCTGTGCCATGCCTATGATCGTGCCCGTCAACATCCCCGGCATCGCCAAAGGCAAAACGTGGTGTGTCACCGATTGCATCTTAGACGCCCCTACTCCAAGCGCCGCATCCTTGATCGACGGCGGCACGGCTTTTATGGCTGCACGGCTAGAGATGATGATGGTAGGCAGTGTCATAAGTGACAATACTAAGCCCCCGACTATCGGCGCTGATCGAGGCAGTTCCGCAACATTTAAGAAAATCGCCAAACCAAGCAAACCGAATACGATCGATGGCACTGCTGCAAGGTTGTTGATGTTAATCTCGATCATATCGGTGATCTTGTTCTTAGGTGCGAACTCTTCTAAGTAAGTCGCTGCCGCTACCCCAATAGGAAAACTGATACAGAAACAGACAAGCAAGGTGTAAAACGACCCAACCATAGCACCCCAGATACCGGCCAATTCGGCATCACGGCTATCCCCGTTACTGAAGAAGTTTTCGTTAAACACCGTTCTCACTCTGCCTTGGTCATTAAGTTGCTCAAACCAAGCGATTTGATTGTCTTTAAACTTACGGGAATCTTCTGGAATCGATGAATCAACATTCCCCTTGTTGTATTGATTAAACAAGTCACCCGCTAATGCCCAGTAGGTGATTTCGCTGCCTACTAGTGAAGGATTTTCAACCACCAAGTCACGAAGATCGTATTCCGCACCTCTTGAAATGAAGGAGTACAACGCTTTGCGCTCTTTTCGACCATTGACTTCAATCTCTTCTCTAATCGCATTGCGCAGAGCTTTCATATAGTTAGCGCTAAACAGCTCCGTTTTATCGGGCGATTCATTGATGAGCCCTAGCGTGTCATGGTCTAAACTGACCTGCAGTTTTATCTCTGTGGTATAAAAAGCGGTGTATCCCTGAGAGGTAATCGACGCAATCAATATTACGAGGAACAAGATTGCAGAACTGATAGATACAATTCCGTACCAACGAAAGCGCCCTTCTTTGGATTTCCGTTTTGCTAAGCTCGCCTTTACCTTGGCTTTCTTAGTTTTTGATATTTGATTTAAAACACTAGTCATATTGCTCTCGATATTTCTTAACGATGCGTAGTGCGACAAAGTTCAGCACAAGCGTTACCACAAACAGAGACAGTCCCAATGCAAATGCCGCCAGTGTTTTCGGGCTATCGAACTCTTGGTCACCTACTAGTAACGTGACAATTTGGACGGTAATCGTGGTCACCGACTCAAGTGGGTTGGCAGTGAGGTTGGCAGACAAACCTGCAGCCATCACGACGATCATGGTTTCACCAATCGCGCGCGAAACAGCCAATAACAAACCACCCACAATGCCCGGAAGTGCTGCTGGGAGTACCACATTTTTAATGGTTTCAGACTCGGTCGCGCCTAAACTTAAAGAGCCGTCACGTAAGGATTGAGGTACAGCGGTGATTACGTCGTCAGACAAAGAAGAGACAAATGGAATGATCATAATGCCCATGATTAAGCCTGCAGCTAATGCGCTCTCAGACGATGCTGAAGTCAGGCCGACAGCGTGTGCAGTATCACGAATCATTGGTGCGACAACCAACGCAGCGAAGAAGCCATAAACAACCGTTGGAATACCCGCGAGTACCTCAAGAACTGGCTTAACTACGTTTCGTACTTTTGGTGAGGCGTACTCTGCAAGATAAATTGCGCTCATCAATCCGACTGGCGCTGCAATACACATTGCAATAGCAGAAATCATCAACGTGCCAACAAACAGCGGGATAAAACCAAACGCGCCACTCGCACCTTGCTGGTCTTCACGCAAAGCGACTTGTGGCGACCACTCTAAGCCGAAAATAAAATCCGTCACGGGTACAATATTGAAAAAACGAATCGCCTCGAAGAGTACTGAAAGTACAATCCCCAGCGTGGTCAAAATAGCGATGACCGAGCAGATAATTAAAAACACCTGCAGGATGTTTTCGACATAAACACGCGCTTTGACTTTTGGTCGTACTAACTTCAAGCCCACGGCTAAGCCAGCAAATGAAATAGCGATCAATGTAGCAAACCGAAGATTATTGCCCGACTCCGTTATATAGATGTAGTAACGAGAGGCTTCGATTAGCCAACTTTTGTCGGTATCCGTAATCCCGTCTGCCACGTGCTTTATCTGGCTAAACAGTAGCGATGGTTCAGTCCCTCCAGCAAGAACACTGCTTGGTAGGTTGGACATCACCATCGACTCAACGATAGAGGGATAAAAGACGCTCCAAACTGCAAAAATGATCAACGCAGGGATGGCTGATAGCATGGCTGCCAATGTTGCGTAGTAAGAGGGTCTAGAGTGAAGGTATCTTAATCCACCGTTGGAATGAGCCAGTTGCTTAGAACGACTTCTGGTCGCCACATAAGCGAACATTGGGATACCAAACAACAAGATCACAAGCAAAGAATTCATAGGGCCTCTGAAAATGAAAACGGGGTAACCTATTGGCTAGGCACCCCGTGAATTCGACAAGAATTATAGGTTTGGTGTTAGCTCTGTGCCTGCTGCGCGAACCAATTTCCAATCTCTTGCAGATAGAGGAATGAGACCGCGGTCAGCTAGATAGCCTTCATCACCAATAGCTTGTTCAGAAGTAAATGCCGCAACGTACTCTTTTAGACCTGGGATTGTATCTTTGTGAGCTTCTTTCACGTAGAAGTACAGTGAACGAGAGACTGGGTATTCACCAGAGCCAATCGCATCAAATGTTGGCTCTACGCCATTTACGATTGAAGGTTGAACCTTGTCAGCGTTCTCTTCTAGGAAAGAGTAACCAAATACGCCCAGTGCATTCGGGTTAGAAGCCAATTTCTGAACGATTAGGTTGTCGTTCTCGCCCGCTTCAATGTAAGCACCATCTTCACGCACTGAGTGGCATACCGCTTTGTATTTCTTTTTGTCTGTCTTTTTAAGCGCTTTAATTTGTGGGAAAGTTTTACAACCGCCCTCTAGAGCAAGCTCTGCAAAAGCATCACGTGTGCCTGATGTTGGTGGAGGACCAAGCACTTCAATCTTGATGTTTGGAAGTGTTGGGTTCACTTCTTTCCAGGTTTTGTATGGGTTTTCTACAAGATTACCATTTGCGTCCGGCACCATCTTCGCCACGCCCTTGTAAACGTCTTGCAGAGACAATTCAAATTGCTCAGCTTTTTTTGAATTTGCTAGAACGATACCGTCAAAGCCAATTTTAATTTCAACGATATCTTTAACACCATTTTTGGCACACAATTCAACTTCCGAAGCTTTAATTTTACGAGAAGCATTTGTGATATCTGGTGTATTTTCACCGATACCCGCACAAAATAGTTTTAAGCCGCCGCCTGAACCTGTTGATTCAATTTTAGGAACGGAAAAAGAAGATGTACGGCCAAATCGCTCTGCAACAACAGTCGCGAATGGAAATACAGTTGATGAACCAACAATACTAATGTAGTCGCGTGAAGCAGCATTAGCAACGCCACCTGTAGCCATAGTTAGAGCAACTGTTGTTGTAGCAATAAGCGCTTTAATTTTCACATCAACCTCCAAGTTGATAAATGAATTAATGGAGTTAAACACCTGTAATCATTAAGATGCTGAATAATCAGTTCGATTTATGTTTTGAACTCCAACAATTCAAACAGAGGCGTGTGACGATTTTATTGCACAATAATTAATCATAAGTTACACATCTATAATCCATGTCTTATATTCACACAGGAAAATACCCTTCAAAAACACAAAACCATAAGTAATTGATATCTAAGAAAATTGAACAAAAAATATTGCCAATCAGGTTCTAGTCTCACAATAAGAATTTTCATGACTGTACGCGTCCAATTAACGCTAATCAAAATAGTACGCCTTTTTACATCAAAAGAAGCAAAAGCTCGAACATCAAAACATAGCTAGAATAGAAATATTTAGTTCAACCCTACCCATTCATTAAAGTTTCATATATATCAACTAACCTCCTGAAATCAAAAGAGAGTAAGTAATAACCATACGTCTGGTTATATTCGCTCTAACTTCAAACACAAGTTAAATGGAAATAACTGTTGAGGTCTCAATGCACCTATCCATTATTCAACGAATCATCATTGGCTTTGGTATCGTTATTACGTTCGTGGTCGCCATCAGTGTTTTTGCCTATTTCAATCAAAGTAAAATGGCACAACAATTAGAGCTAACATCGGTAAAGATGACTAACCTGCTCGCAGGTTCGAATTTATTGGGTCAAAACTTACAAAATCTCAACCGAGCCGTTCTCGTTCACGCCAATACAGATTCGGTTGCCAATCGAAATAAGCTTGAACAAGAATTTCATGAAGAAAAGCAACGCTATTTAAACAACTATCAAGAGCTGTTTAACGACTTCAATCATTTCCCTGCACTGCAAACGCATATCGCGGAATTAGACACCATTGCTCAGCGTATTTTCATCAATGCCGAGCAACAGATAAAAACGAAGAACCATCGCATGAGTGCGCGTCATAAGACGTCTCAAGAACTCAATCAATTTGATGAGAAATGGAAATTCTTCGAGCAGGACATCAGCGACCTCGCAGCTGTAGCGAAAGCTAACCGACAACGCACCAATAACCGCAACCTCAACTACCTAGTCGCACAAGGAACAGGTGCCGACCGTTATCTACAGAAGATCTACGCCATGGAAGATGTTGAAGACGCAGAGGCTGTAAAGAAAGAGCTCATTGCTCATATTGAAAGGTTTAAAGATAAAGCAAAGCGAGTTCCGATCTCGATGCCAGAAAGTAAAGAGAGCATCAGTTTTTATTTAAACCAACTTATTCGGGCGATTGAACAACCACAAGGAGTGCTTCAGCAGCACCTGACATACATCAAGCTGACCGCCACCAGCGACCGACTTCTACGCCAGTTGGCTGTCGACATGGACAGTGCCATAAGCAGCTTTGAACTTATGGGAAATGACATAGGAATATTGGTAAGCAAAACCGCAGATGAAGCACAGCAAGATTCAAACCGTGCACTTGTTCTTAACGCCTCACTTGCGGTGATTTCTACCCTTATTGCACTCGCGATTTCATCAACGATTGTATTCTCAATTAAGCGCCCACTTCGAAAAATTGTAGAGGCACTCGACAAGCTCACATCTGGCGACCTTACCTATCGTATTGAAACAGGATTTCAATCTGAGTTAGGTGCCATCGCTATGAATATCAATGCGTTAGCAACTCAATTAAGTGACGTCATCACGCAAGTTCAACAATCTGCAGACACATTGAGCGATGTGGCTAACGAAAGCCATATTTTGAGCAACAAGACCAATATTGACGTTGCCAAGCAACAAAAACAGACCGACACGATTCGTCAATCTGTTACAGAGATGAAGCTCGCCATCGATAGCGTTTCTAGCTCAGCAAAAGAGACCAGTGACGAAGTCGATAAGATCACTGTGTTGGCACACAGCAACATGGATAGTATGCAGCAAAATCTAACCTTCGTTAATCAACTGCAAAGCTCGTTAGTCGAAGCGACAAACGTTATCCACCAGCTCTCTAATGAATCTCGTCAAATTGGTGATATCTTGACTGTCATTCAATCGATATCAGAGCAAACCAATCTATTGGCACTCAATGCCGCGATTGAAGCAGCTCGAGCAGGTGAACAAGGACGCGGCTTTGCAGTGGTCGCCGATGAAGTTCGCTCGCTCGCAACCCGAACTCAAAGCTCTGCCAATGACATTGATGGCATGATTAGCAATCTACAATCCCAAGCTGAACGCGCAGTCACTCTGGTTGAAAATAACCTAGAAAAAGCCGCCGCCTCCGTTAATCAAACTAATCTAAGCAATCAATCACTGGATTCTATGGTTAAGAAGCTATCAAGTATTAACGACATGAGTCGTCATATTGCCGAAGAATCGATTAAGCAAAGCACGGTGGCACAAGAAGTGATGAGCAATATCGCCTATGTATCAAAAAAGGCCGTCAGTATTGCCG contains these protein-coding regions:
- a CDS encoding dipeptidase gives rise to the protein MYQQRIVIDGLQYCNWDREYFQTLKASGITAVHATIVYHENARETLTRFAEWNLRFEQNADLIMPIHSMADVEKAKQLGKVGIFMGAQNCSPIDDEIGLIEVMRQQGLLIMQLTYNNQSLLATGCYEQHDTGVTRFGKQAIEEMNRVGMIIDMSHSAERSTLEAIDLSSRPICISHANPTFAHDALRNKSNEVIKALTARGGLIGFSLYPFHLPNGSQCTLEDFCQMVAKTADMVGVEHLGIGSDLCLNQPQSVLEWMRNGRWSKAMDYGEGSASNSGWPDALPWFCGSAGMENIYNGLISHGFSEAEAGKILGENWFNFLQDGLEPLAKG
- a CDS encoding aldehyde dehydrogenase family protein produces the protein MTQLNNVQAENALYIGGEWQAGVSTVANINPSDISENLGDFAQASSEQVQQAISAAKHAQPEWEKTPIERKQAVLQAIGDELIARCDELGTLLSREEGKPFAEGRGEIYRAGQFFQYFAAEVLRQIGDNAASVRPGVSVEVTREAVGVIAIISPWNFPTATAAWKIAPALAFGNSVIWKPANLTPASAVALTEIIHRQGIPAGTFNLVLGSGSTVGDALIHSKDVNGVSFTGSVDTGRKVAAATAPNFVRCQLEMGSKNALVIADDADIQTAVEATIAGSFSGAGQKCTASSRLVVMDSIHDQYVEALIKRMSELKVGHALQDGIFMGPVVDGKQLEANFDWIEKARQSGAELAFGGERLNLEHEGYYMSPTLFLNTQNSWEVNQEEVFAPMASVIRVADLEEAIATTNDTRFGLTGGIITQSLRTSAMFKEQAQTGCVMVNLPTAGTDYHVPFGGRKESSFGPREQGQYAKEFYTVVKTAYQRPY
- a CDS encoding RidA family protein, with translation MNAQTKKQPVKTELFASKAPLEWAIVSNGTLYTAQIPIDDTGAVVEGGIEAQTRQTFNNLKHTLECAGESLDSVLQVLIYVTDREYLKTVNAVYAEYFEAPYPNRAAMVVAGLAREEMLVEFVVYASASQQA
- a CDS encoding LysR family transcriptional regulator, whose translation is MSIKLQQLKHFVFVVEEGGFRAAANRANRSQAALSTSIKELEKILGQPLFETGNKSTLTPFGEICLPKIVQFLNVYKALDNDLRAAAAGQQGRVRIASVPSVAAKLIPSVLGAFCEQYPNVEVSLIDDNAAGVEARLLSGEVDVALGNSSSLDEDTIDFTPLISDPIGVVCLKDNPIANQPEGIEWQTLLQQPFIRNGTCTLLDPTPARTLSEQALYSVENITSLFSVLELGIGVTTLPKLAFPTNETRLTWIPLIDPPLKRQIGIFRLSDRTISPQAQAFHDLCVQYLKINQ
- a CDS encoding S66 family peptidase encodes the protein MLLPKPLKRGDKIAFFSPSSPATVFAPKRFERAKQFLESKGFELVAGQLTGKSDGYRSGSIQDRANELNALIRDPSIRCIMSTIGGNNSNALLPYIDYDALKNDPKVIIGYSDVTALLLGIHAKTGIPTFYGPALVASFGEFAPLVEETFASFHEILCQDLQQHTYQMPAVWTDFRAEWETQDKAKPVYQNEWQYLGSGVVKGRIIGGNLNTMGAIWGSEYMPEIKQGDILLVEDCMLGIETVERSFSLLKACGIFDRVSAIVLGKHELFNDRGTGRAPLDVLLEVLNGQEVPILSGFDCCHTHPMFTLPLGSDCTIDFDQHSISISGDWLKRD
- the pstB gene encoding phosphate ABC transporter ATP-binding protein PstB yields the protein MDQARMSARNVDVFYDHGQKQAIKNVSLDIGEREVLSMIGPSGCGKSTFLRCLNRMNDTVDGCVINGSITLDNQDIYGKEQEIVELRSQVGMVFQRPNPFPKSIYDNIVYGPRLHGLVEKKSDMDLVVEESLTKAGLWDEVKDRLDQPATGLSGGQQQRLCIARTIAISPEVILMDEPCSALDPIATEVIEALIHDLKKQFSIVIVTHSMQQALRVSDRTAYFHLGDLIEVNETKEVFHNPQHRLTRDYISGRFG
- the pstA gene encoding phosphate ABC transporter permease PstA, whose translation is MTSVLNQISKTKKAKVKASLAKRKSKEGRFRWYGIVSISSAILFLVILIASITSQGYTAFYTTEIKLQVSLDHDTLGLINESPDKTELFSANYMKALRNAIREEIEVNGRKERKALYSFISRGAEYDLRDLVVENPSLVGSEITYWALAGDLFNQYNKGNVDSSIPEDSRKFKDNQIAWFEQLNDQGRVRTVFNENFFSNGDSRDAELAGIWGAMVGSFYTLLVCFCISFPIGVAAATYLEEFAPKNKITDMIEININNLAAVPSIVFGLLGLAIFLNVAELPRSAPIVGGLVLSLMTLPTIIISSRAAIKAVPPSIKDAALGVGASKMQSVTHHVLPLAMPGMLTGTIIGMAQALGETAPLIMIGMVAFIVDVPHGPFDAASALPVQIYLWAENPEKGFAENTSGAIMVLLFFLAFMNSCAVLLRKRLERRW